In Fusobacterium sp. SYSU M8D902, one DNA window encodes the following:
- a CDS encoding adenine phosphoribosyltransferase, producing the protein MNLKEYVAKVENFPKEGIIFRDITPLMNNGEAFKFATDEIVKFAKEQKVDLIVGPEARGFIFGCPVSYAMGIGFVPVRKPKKLPREVIEYSYDLEYGSNTLCMHKDAIQKGQRVLIVDDLLATGGTMEAAVKLVEELGGVVAGLAFLIELEELKGREKLKDYPVLTLMKY; encoded by the coding sequence ATGAATTTAAAAGAATATGTTGCAAAAGTAGAGAATTTTCCAAAGGAAGGAATAATATTTAGAGATATAACACCTCTTATGAACAATGGAGAAGCATTTAAATTTGCTACTGATGAGATTGTAAAATTTGCTAAGGAGCAAAAAGTAGATTTAATAGTTGGACCAGAAGCTAGAGGGTTTATATTTGGTTGTCCAGTATCATATGCTATGGGAATTGGATTTGTACCAGTAAGAAAACCTAAGAAATTACCAAGAGAGGTTATTGAGTATTCATATGATTTAGAATATGGTTCAAATACTTTATGCATGCATAAAGATGCAATACAAAAGGGACAAAGAGTACTGATCGTAGATGATTTATTAGCTACAGGAGGAACTATGGAAGCTGCTGTTAAATTGGTAGAGGAGTTAGGAGGAGTTGTTGCAGGACTTGCTTTTCTAATTGAGTTGGAAGAACTTAAAGGAAGAGAGAAATTAAAAGATTATCCTGTTTTAACATTAATGAAATATTAA
- a CDS encoding tetratricopeptide repeat protein, producing MKRNLTNILFLLLISVAFISCSSLKKSKEAEYSLLKGVNYSQQGKYQKGMEEYQKSYKINPNNAILLKEMGYTYYKFGNYQKAEEYWLKALKLQPKDEGLIKNLVTLYFEDGKYVKSINMMGSSYNPRDDYYKKIKGLIAYREGDYRKSYNLLKDLSLESYDTEVALIYIDVLKKADEKRELFYFLKNIYPYLNKDKEFILGYSRVLNENFKMPKESEKILLEYLVKNGNDDEVLTQLSMIYLKMGDKKKSKDTLKLLGNKDIFQENYKNLEGKLN from the coding sequence TTGAAGAGAAACTTGACTAATATTTTATTTTTATTGTTAATATCAGTAGCTTTTATCAGTTGTAGTAGTTTGAAAAAGAGTAAGGAAGCTGAATACTCTTTATTGAAGGGAGTAAATTACTCTCAACAGGGAAAGTACCAGAAGGGAATGGAAGAGTATCAAAAATCTTATAAGATCAATCCTAATAATGCTATTCTTCTAAAAGAGATGGGATATACTTATTATAAGTTTGGAAACTATCAGAAAGCTGAAGAGTATTGGTTAAAAGCCCTTAAATTACAACCTAAAGATGAAGGATTGATAAAAAATTTAGTAACTTTATATTTTGAAGATGGAAAATATGTTAAAAGTATCAATATGATGGGTTCTAGCTATAATCCAAGAGATGATTATTATAAAAAAATAAAAGGATTAATAGCATACAGAGAGGGGGATTATAGAAAAAGTTATAATCTCTTAAAAGATCTCTCTTTAGAGAGTTATGATACTGAAGTAGCACTTATCTATATTGATGTTCTAAAAAAAGCAGATGAGAAAAGAGAGTTATTTTATTTTCTAAAAAATATTTATCCATATTTAAATAAAGATAAAGAGTTTATACTTGGGTATTCTAGGGTGTTGAATGAAAACTTTAAGATGCCAAAAGAGAGTGAGAAGATACTACTGGAATACTTGGTAAAAAATGGAAATGATGACGAAGTTTTAACACAGTTATCTATGATATATTTGAAAATGGGAGATAAGAAAAAATCGAAAGATACCCTTAAGTTACTTGGAAATAAAGATATATTTCAAGAGAACTATAAGAATTTAGAGGGTAAATTAAATTAA